Proteins co-encoded in one Ananas comosus cultivar F153 linkage group 15, ASM154086v1, whole genome shotgun sequence genomic window:
- the LOC109721290 gene encoding probable histidine kinase 5 isoform X2, with protein sequence MGGQNRGLGSSNGGECEGCRRLKARFLVLCVLSGFVGSIGVFWGLGSYGCRGRDLWEERAQVLVEQSNLSKNQLQALVLLLSSSERTFAQCMEKSRASHDTYRAEGGSLSCIREAICFEGKRRRGQQDCVRDEIVRVGHCAVQNEHILVNPVPSLPKNEYMIDTSQQNFVSSPVQNDITLLKAKKLINTAKEHQKLLSKILWWILLGLLVLFGLGELSKSSYKQNHQQKHLQLQNSKSGGKWMKKILYMGVFLGVLVSVWIFVSMNANIIERRTETLANMCDERARMLQDQFNVSMNHVHAMAILISTFHHGKNPSAIDQVLHSQRELFEQQHGWKIKKMETEDHSPVQDDYNPEKLNPSPIQDEYAPVIFSQETVSHIVSIDMMSGKEDHDNILRARSTGKGVLTSPFKLLKSNHLGVVLTFAVYNSDLPPNAIPQERIEATVGYLGASFDVPSLVDKLLQQLASKQTIVVNLYDTTNSSSPIKMYGPDVSKSSGFHISHVDFGDPLRKHEMHCRFKNEPPLPWTAITTSIGVAVIVLLVGHIFYAALNRIEKVEDDYREMRELKVRAEAADVAKSQFLATVSHEIRTPMNGVLGMLQMLLDTELDATQQDFAVTAQQSGKALITLINEVLDQAKIESGRLELEAVPFDVRDVLDNVLSLFSDKSQVKGIELAVYVSDQVPEVLIGDPGRFRQILTNLIGNSVKFTEEGHIFVSVHLVGEVKISNNITSPISHENAEVRTNCRDKSYNTLSGFQVVDRRRNLENFRMFKSTTEPSDSVNLLVTVEDTGVGIPEDAQSRIFTPFMQADSSTSRTYGGTGIGLSISKCLVDLMGGEIGFVSKPGVGSTFFFTAVFTEGKKNSGDMKRYHFDATLSDFWGMRALVVDGRRVRAEISKYHLQRLGIQADIATDPKAALSAIFEASSLSGTSKLDMVLVDKEAWGEGSGLAFPSHLTDLRRNGSTIKPRQSTPKLFLLATSLSLTEIDELKSAGYIDCIRKPLRLSMMAVCLRKALGVGIKRQQVRGQPLALQSLLKEKQILVVDDNAVNRRVAAAALKKYGAIVTCVASGKEAIVMLQPRHKFDACFMDVQMPEMDGFEATRQIRSCEKKINELIEREVSMDNGDVTHWHTPILAMTADVIQATHDECLRCGMDGYVSKPFEEEQLYSAVARFFESDAVDPTF encoded by the exons ATGGGTGGTCAAAATAGGGGCTTGGGATCCTCTAATGGTGGTGAATGTGAGGGCTGCAGGAGGTTGAAGGCTAGGTTCCTGGTTTTGTGTGTTTTGAGTGGTTTTGTTGGGTCAATAGGGGTTTTCTGGGGTTTGGGGAGTTATGGATGTAGGGGGAGGGATTTGTGGGAAGAGAGAGCTCAGGTGCTGGTAGAGCAGTCCAACCTGAGCAAGAACCAGCTCCAGGCCTTGGTCTTGCTGTTATCATCCTCGGAG AGAACATTTGCTCAATGCATGGAGAAGTCTCGGGCTTCACATGACACCTACAGAGCAGAAGGTGGTAGCCTCTCTTGTATTCGAGAAGCAATTTGCTTTGAGGGAAAGCGGCGACGAGGTCAACAAGATTGTGTGAGGGATGAAATAGTTCGTGTAGGTCATTGCGCTGTTCAAAACGAGCACATTTTGGTTAATCCTGTGCCTTCACTACCAAAGAATGAATACATGATAGATACCTCTCAGcaaaattttgtttcttctcCTGTACAAAATGATATAACACTACTAAAG GCTAAGAAGTTAATAAACACAGCGAAAGAGCATCAGAAGCTTCTGTCAAAAATACTATGGTGGATTCTACTGGGGCTACTTGTGCTTTTTGGACTTGGCGAGTTATCGAAGTCCTCATATAAACAAAATCATCAGCAGAAGCATCTGCAATTGCAGAACTCGAAGAGTGGTGGAAAGTGGATGAAAAAAATCCTTTATATGGGTGTTTTTCTTGGGGTCTTGGTGTCAGTATGGATATTTGTGAGCATGAATGCGAATATTATTGAGAGGAGAACGGAAACTCTTGCGAACATGTGCGACGAGAGAGCTCGGATGCTTCAGGATCAGTTTAATGTGAGCATGAACCATGTGCATGCTATGGCCATCCTGATCTCAACTTTTCACCATGGGAAGAATCCTTCTGCCATCGATCAG GTATTGCACTCGCAGCGAGAGCTGTTTGAGCAGCAGCACGGatggaaaataaagaaaatggaGACCGAGGATCATTCCCCTGTTCAAGATGATTATAATCCCGAAAAGCTCAACCCCTCACCCATCCAAGATGAATATGCACCAGTTATATTCTCCCAAGAAACTGTATCTCACATCGTGTCCATAGATATGATGTCTGGCAAG GAAGACCATGATAACATTTTACGAGCTAGGTCAACCGGAAAGGGGGTCCTTACCTCTCCCTTTAAGCTTTTGAAATCCAATCACCTTGGAGTAGTGCTGACTTTTGCAGTATACAACTCTGACCTTCCTCCAAATGCTATTCCCCAAGAACGCATTGAAGCTACAGTAGG ATATCTTGGTGCATCATTTGATGTCCCATCTTTGGTGGATAAACTTCTGCAGCAGCTTGCTAGCAAGCAAACAATTGTTGTTAACTTATATGACACCACTAATTCGTCTTCCCCTATTAAAATGTATGGCCCTGATGTCTCTAAGTCAAGTGGGTTCCATATTAGCCATGTGGATTTTGGGGATCCATTGcgtaaacatgaaatgcattgCAG attTAAAAATGAGCCTCCGTTGCCATGGACAGCAATTACAACATCGATTGGAGTTGCTGTGATTGTTTTGCTTGTTGGGCATATATTTTATGCAGCTCTAAATCGCATCGAGAAGGTGGAAGATGATTACCGTGAAATGCGAGAACTAAAAGTGCGAGCTGAAGCTGCTGATGTAGCAAAGTCACAG TTTCTGGCAACAGTTTCCCATGAAATTAGAACTCCAATGAACGGCGTCTTAG GCATGTTGCAGATGCTGCTCGACACGGAGCTCGACGCAACTCAGCAAGATTTTGCAGTGACTGCTCAACAAAGTGGAAAGGCTCTAATAACTCTAATAAACGAGGTCCTTGATCAGGCTAAGATAGAATCAGGAAGGCTTGAGCTAGAGGCTGTTCCTTTTGACGTCCGTGATGTTCTGGATAATGTGCTTTCTCTATTTTCAGACAAGTCACAGGTCAAAGGTATAGAG TTGGCCGTGTATGTATCTGATCAAGTTCCAGAAGTTCTTATTGGGGACCCAGGGCGGTTCAGGCAGATCCTTACAAATCTCATTGGAAATTCTGTGAAG TTCACAGAAGAAGGACATATCTTTGTCTCGGTGCATCTGGTTGGAGAAGTGAAGATCTCTAATAACATTACCAGCCCAATATCACATGAAAATGCTGAAGTACGTACTAATTGCAGAGATAAATCATATAACACATTAAGTGGGTTTCAAGTAGTAGATAGACGGAGAAACTTGGAAAACTTCCGAATGTTCAAGTCTACAACTGAACCAAGTGATTCAGTAAACCTATTAGTAACAGTCGAAGATACTGGTGTTGGAATACCTGAAGATGCTCAAAGCCGTATTTTCACACCTTTTATGCAAGCTGATAGTTCTACTTCCCGTACATATGGTGGAACTGGTATTGGATTGAGCATTAGCAAATGCTTAGTTGACCTAATGGGTGGAGAAATAGGTTTTGTTAGTAAACCTGGGGTTGGAAGTACTTTCTTTTTCACTGCTGTTTTCACAGAAGGAAAGAAGAATTCAGGAGATATGAAGAGGTACCATTTCGATGCTACTCTCTCAGATTTCTGGGGAATGAGAGCACTGGTTGTTGATGGGAGAAGAGTACGTGCTGAGATCTCGAAGTATCATCTGCAGAGATTAGGGATACAAGCAGATATTGCCACTGACCCAAAAGCTGCACTTTCGGCCATTTTCGAGGCATCCAGTTTAAG CGGGACGAGCAAATTGGACATGGTGCTTGTTGATAAGGAAGCTTGGGGTGAAGGATCCGGTCTGGCATTTCCCAGTCATCTTACTGACCTTCGACGAAATGGCAGTACAATTAAGCCAAGACAAAGCACCCCAAAGCTCTTCCTATTGGCTACTTCTTTAAGTCTAACTGAGATTGATGAGTTAAAGTCAGCAGGATATATTGACTGTATACGGAAGCCCCTTCGCCTTAGTATGATGGCTGTTTGCCTTCGAAAAGCGCTTGGTGTAGGGATAAAAAGGCAGCAGGTTAGAGGACAGCCGCTGGCACTTCAAAGCCTTTTGAAAGAGAAACAGATTTTAGTAGTAGATGATAATGCAGTTAATCGTAGAGTTGCAGCTGCTGCTTTGAAGAAATATGGAGCTATTGTTACCTGTGTAGCTAGTGGAAAGGAGGCAATTGTGATGCTACAGCCTCGTCACAAGTTTGATGCTTGCTTTATGGATGTTCAGATGCCTGAGATGGATGg CTTCGAGGCCACGAGACAAATCCGTTCttgtgagaaaaaaataaatgaactgATTGAGAGAGAAGTATCTATGGATAACGGGGATGTGACCCATTGGCACACACCTATATTAGCTATGACAGCAGATGTAATTCAGGCAACACATGATGAATGTTTGCGATGTGGTATGGATGGCTATGTGTCTAAGCCGTTTGAAGAAGAGCAGCTCTACTCTGCTGTGGCTCGGTTCTTTGAGTCCGATGCGGTAGATCCAACGTTCTAG
- the LOC109721290 gene encoding probable histidine kinase 5 isoform X1 gives MGGQNRGLGSSNGGECEGCRRLKARFLVLCVLSGFVGSIGVFWGLGSYGCRGRDLWEERAQVLVEQSNLSKNQLQALVLLLSSSERTFAQCMEKSRASHDTYRAEGGSLSCIREAICFEGKRRRGQQDCVRDEIVRVGHCAVQNEHILVNPVPSLPKNEYMIDTSQQNFVSSPVQNDITLLKAKKLINTAKEHQKLLSKILWWILLGLLVLFGLGELSKSSYKQNHQQKHLQLQNSKSGGKWMKKILYMGVFLGVLVSVWIFVSMNANIIERRTETLANMCDERARMLQDQFNVSMNHVHAMAILISTFHHGKNPSAIDQKTFAEYTARTAFERPLTSGVAYALKVLHSQRELFEQQHGWKIKKMETEDHSPVQDDYNPEKLNPSPIQDEYAPVIFSQETVSHIVSIDMMSGKEDHDNILRARSTGKGVLTSPFKLLKSNHLGVVLTFAVYNSDLPPNAIPQERIEATVGYLGASFDVPSLVDKLLQQLASKQTIVVNLYDTTNSSSPIKMYGPDVSKSSGFHISHVDFGDPLRKHEMHCRFKNEPPLPWTAITTSIGVAVIVLLVGHIFYAALNRIEKVEDDYREMRELKVRAEAADVAKSQFLATVSHEIRTPMNGVLGMLQMLLDTELDATQQDFAVTAQQSGKALITLINEVLDQAKIESGRLELEAVPFDVRDVLDNVLSLFSDKSQVKGIELAVYVSDQVPEVLIGDPGRFRQILTNLIGNSVKFTEEGHIFVSVHLVGEVKISNNITSPISHENAEVRTNCRDKSYNTLSGFQVVDRRRNLENFRMFKSTTEPSDSVNLLVTVEDTGVGIPEDAQSRIFTPFMQADSSTSRTYGGTGIGLSISKCLVDLMGGEIGFVSKPGVGSTFFFTAVFTEGKKNSGDMKRYHFDATLSDFWGMRALVVDGRRVRAEISKYHLQRLGIQADIATDPKAALSAIFEASSLSGTSKLDMVLVDKEAWGEGSGLAFPSHLTDLRRNGSTIKPRQSTPKLFLLATSLSLTEIDELKSAGYIDCIRKPLRLSMMAVCLRKALGVGIKRQQVRGQPLALQSLLKEKQILVVDDNAVNRRVAAAALKKYGAIVTCVASGKEAIVMLQPRHKFDACFMDVQMPEMDGFEATRQIRSCEKKINELIEREVSMDNGDVTHWHTPILAMTADVIQATHDECLRCGMDGYVSKPFEEEQLYSAVARFFESDAVDPTF, from the exons ATGGGTGGTCAAAATAGGGGCTTGGGATCCTCTAATGGTGGTGAATGTGAGGGCTGCAGGAGGTTGAAGGCTAGGTTCCTGGTTTTGTGTGTTTTGAGTGGTTTTGTTGGGTCAATAGGGGTTTTCTGGGGTTTGGGGAGTTATGGATGTAGGGGGAGGGATTTGTGGGAAGAGAGAGCTCAGGTGCTGGTAGAGCAGTCCAACCTGAGCAAGAACCAGCTCCAGGCCTTGGTCTTGCTGTTATCATCCTCGGAG AGAACATTTGCTCAATGCATGGAGAAGTCTCGGGCTTCACATGACACCTACAGAGCAGAAGGTGGTAGCCTCTCTTGTATTCGAGAAGCAATTTGCTTTGAGGGAAAGCGGCGACGAGGTCAACAAGATTGTGTGAGGGATGAAATAGTTCGTGTAGGTCATTGCGCTGTTCAAAACGAGCACATTTTGGTTAATCCTGTGCCTTCACTACCAAAGAATGAATACATGATAGATACCTCTCAGcaaaattttgtttcttctcCTGTACAAAATGATATAACACTACTAAAG GCTAAGAAGTTAATAAACACAGCGAAAGAGCATCAGAAGCTTCTGTCAAAAATACTATGGTGGATTCTACTGGGGCTACTTGTGCTTTTTGGACTTGGCGAGTTATCGAAGTCCTCATATAAACAAAATCATCAGCAGAAGCATCTGCAATTGCAGAACTCGAAGAGTGGTGGAAAGTGGATGAAAAAAATCCTTTATATGGGTGTTTTTCTTGGGGTCTTGGTGTCAGTATGGATATTTGTGAGCATGAATGCGAATATTATTGAGAGGAGAACGGAAACTCTTGCGAACATGTGCGACGAGAGAGCTCGGATGCTTCAGGATCAGTTTAATGTGAGCATGAACCATGTGCATGCTATGGCCATCCTGATCTCAACTTTTCACCATGGGAAGAATCCTTCTGCCATCGATCAG AAAACCTTTGCGGAATACACGGCAAGGACAGCATTTGAAAGGCCGTTAACAAGTGGTGTTGCCTATGCATTAAAGGTATTGCACTCGCAGCGAGAGCTGTTTGAGCAGCAGCACGGatggaaaataaagaaaatggaGACCGAGGATCATTCCCCTGTTCAAGATGATTATAATCCCGAAAAGCTCAACCCCTCACCCATCCAAGATGAATATGCACCAGTTATATTCTCCCAAGAAACTGTATCTCACATCGTGTCCATAGATATGATGTCTGGCAAG GAAGACCATGATAACATTTTACGAGCTAGGTCAACCGGAAAGGGGGTCCTTACCTCTCCCTTTAAGCTTTTGAAATCCAATCACCTTGGAGTAGTGCTGACTTTTGCAGTATACAACTCTGACCTTCCTCCAAATGCTATTCCCCAAGAACGCATTGAAGCTACAGTAGG ATATCTTGGTGCATCATTTGATGTCCCATCTTTGGTGGATAAACTTCTGCAGCAGCTTGCTAGCAAGCAAACAATTGTTGTTAACTTATATGACACCACTAATTCGTCTTCCCCTATTAAAATGTATGGCCCTGATGTCTCTAAGTCAAGTGGGTTCCATATTAGCCATGTGGATTTTGGGGATCCATTGcgtaaacatgaaatgcattgCAG attTAAAAATGAGCCTCCGTTGCCATGGACAGCAATTACAACATCGATTGGAGTTGCTGTGATTGTTTTGCTTGTTGGGCATATATTTTATGCAGCTCTAAATCGCATCGAGAAGGTGGAAGATGATTACCGTGAAATGCGAGAACTAAAAGTGCGAGCTGAAGCTGCTGATGTAGCAAAGTCACAG TTTCTGGCAACAGTTTCCCATGAAATTAGAACTCCAATGAACGGCGTCTTAG GCATGTTGCAGATGCTGCTCGACACGGAGCTCGACGCAACTCAGCAAGATTTTGCAGTGACTGCTCAACAAAGTGGAAAGGCTCTAATAACTCTAATAAACGAGGTCCTTGATCAGGCTAAGATAGAATCAGGAAGGCTTGAGCTAGAGGCTGTTCCTTTTGACGTCCGTGATGTTCTGGATAATGTGCTTTCTCTATTTTCAGACAAGTCACAGGTCAAAGGTATAGAG TTGGCCGTGTATGTATCTGATCAAGTTCCAGAAGTTCTTATTGGGGACCCAGGGCGGTTCAGGCAGATCCTTACAAATCTCATTGGAAATTCTGTGAAG TTCACAGAAGAAGGACATATCTTTGTCTCGGTGCATCTGGTTGGAGAAGTGAAGATCTCTAATAACATTACCAGCCCAATATCACATGAAAATGCTGAAGTACGTACTAATTGCAGAGATAAATCATATAACACATTAAGTGGGTTTCAAGTAGTAGATAGACGGAGAAACTTGGAAAACTTCCGAATGTTCAAGTCTACAACTGAACCAAGTGATTCAGTAAACCTATTAGTAACAGTCGAAGATACTGGTGTTGGAATACCTGAAGATGCTCAAAGCCGTATTTTCACACCTTTTATGCAAGCTGATAGTTCTACTTCCCGTACATATGGTGGAACTGGTATTGGATTGAGCATTAGCAAATGCTTAGTTGACCTAATGGGTGGAGAAATAGGTTTTGTTAGTAAACCTGGGGTTGGAAGTACTTTCTTTTTCACTGCTGTTTTCACAGAAGGAAAGAAGAATTCAGGAGATATGAAGAGGTACCATTTCGATGCTACTCTCTCAGATTTCTGGGGAATGAGAGCACTGGTTGTTGATGGGAGAAGAGTACGTGCTGAGATCTCGAAGTATCATCTGCAGAGATTAGGGATACAAGCAGATATTGCCACTGACCCAAAAGCTGCACTTTCGGCCATTTTCGAGGCATCCAGTTTAAG CGGGACGAGCAAATTGGACATGGTGCTTGTTGATAAGGAAGCTTGGGGTGAAGGATCCGGTCTGGCATTTCCCAGTCATCTTACTGACCTTCGACGAAATGGCAGTACAATTAAGCCAAGACAAAGCACCCCAAAGCTCTTCCTATTGGCTACTTCTTTAAGTCTAACTGAGATTGATGAGTTAAAGTCAGCAGGATATATTGACTGTATACGGAAGCCCCTTCGCCTTAGTATGATGGCTGTTTGCCTTCGAAAAGCGCTTGGTGTAGGGATAAAAAGGCAGCAGGTTAGAGGACAGCCGCTGGCACTTCAAAGCCTTTTGAAAGAGAAACAGATTTTAGTAGTAGATGATAATGCAGTTAATCGTAGAGTTGCAGCTGCTGCTTTGAAGAAATATGGAGCTATTGTTACCTGTGTAGCTAGTGGAAAGGAGGCAATTGTGATGCTACAGCCTCGTCACAAGTTTGATGCTTGCTTTATGGATGTTCAGATGCCTGAGATGGATGg CTTCGAGGCCACGAGACAAATCCGTTCttgtgagaaaaaaataaatgaactgATTGAGAGAGAAGTATCTATGGATAACGGGGATGTGACCCATTGGCACACACCTATATTAGCTATGACAGCAGATGTAATTCAGGCAACACATGATGAATGTTTGCGATGTGGTATGGATGGCTATGTGTCTAAGCCGTTTGAAGAAGAGCAGCTCTACTCTGCTGTGGCTCGGTTCTTTGAGTCCGATGCGGTAGATCCAACGTTCTAG
- the LOC109721290 gene encoding probable histidine kinase 5 isoform X3, which yields MGGQNRGLGSSNGGECEGCRRLKARFLVLCVLSGFVGSIGVFWGLGSYGCRGRDLWEERAQVLVEQSNLSKNQLQALVLLLSSSERTFAQCMEKSRASHDTYRAEGGSLSCIREAICFEGKRRRGQQDCVRDEIVRVGHCAVQNEHILVNPVPSLPKNEYMIDTSQQNFVSSPVQNDITLLKAKKLINTAKEHQKLLSKILWWILLGLLVLFGLGELSKSSYKQNHQQKHLQLQNSKSGGKWMKKILYMGVFLGVLVSVWIFVSMNANIIERRTETLANMCDERARMLQDQFNVSMNHVHAMAILISTFHHGKNPSAIDQKTFAEYTARTAFERPLTSGVAYALKVLHSQRELFEQQHGWKIKKMETEDHSPVQDDYNPEKLNPSPIQDEYAPVIFSQETVSHIVSIDMMSGKEDHDNILRARSTGKGVLTSPFKLLKSNHLGVVLTFAVYNSDLPPNAIPQERIEATVGFKNEPPLPWTAITTSIGVAVIVLLVGHIFYAALNRIEKVEDDYREMRELKVRAEAADVAKSQFLATVSHEIRTPMNGVLGMLQMLLDTELDATQQDFAVTAQQSGKALITLINEVLDQAKIESGRLELEAVPFDVRDVLDNVLSLFSDKSQVKGIELAVYVSDQVPEVLIGDPGRFRQILTNLIGNSVKFTEEGHIFVSVHLVGEVKISNNITSPISHENAEVRTNCRDKSYNTLSGFQVVDRRRNLENFRMFKSTTEPSDSVNLLVTVEDTGVGIPEDAQSRIFTPFMQADSSTSRTYGGTGIGLSISKCLVDLMGGEIGFVSKPGVGSTFFFTAVFTEGKKNSGDMKRYHFDATLSDFWGMRALVVDGRRVRAEISKYHLQRLGIQADIATDPKAALSAIFEASSLSGTSKLDMVLVDKEAWGEGSGLAFPSHLTDLRRNGSTIKPRQSTPKLFLLATSLSLTEIDELKSAGYIDCIRKPLRLSMMAVCLRKALGVGIKRQQVRGQPLALQSLLKEKQILVVDDNAVNRRVAAAALKKYGAIVTCVASGKEAIVMLQPRHKFDACFMDVQMPEMDGFEATRQIRSCEKKINELIEREVSMDNGDVTHWHTPILAMTADVIQATHDECLRCGMDGYVSKPFEEEQLYSAVARFFESDAVDPTF from the exons ATGGGTGGTCAAAATAGGGGCTTGGGATCCTCTAATGGTGGTGAATGTGAGGGCTGCAGGAGGTTGAAGGCTAGGTTCCTGGTTTTGTGTGTTTTGAGTGGTTTTGTTGGGTCAATAGGGGTTTTCTGGGGTTTGGGGAGTTATGGATGTAGGGGGAGGGATTTGTGGGAAGAGAGAGCTCAGGTGCTGGTAGAGCAGTCCAACCTGAGCAAGAACCAGCTCCAGGCCTTGGTCTTGCTGTTATCATCCTCGGAG AGAACATTTGCTCAATGCATGGAGAAGTCTCGGGCTTCACATGACACCTACAGAGCAGAAGGTGGTAGCCTCTCTTGTATTCGAGAAGCAATTTGCTTTGAGGGAAAGCGGCGACGAGGTCAACAAGATTGTGTGAGGGATGAAATAGTTCGTGTAGGTCATTGCGCTGTTCAAAACGAGCACATTTTGGTTAATCCTGTGCCTTCACTACCAAAGAATGAATACATGATAGATACCTCTCAGcaaaattttgtttcttctcCTGTACAAAATGATATAACACTACTAAAG GCTAAGAAGTTAATAAACACAGCGAAAGAGCATCAGAAGCTTCTGTCAAAAATACTATGGTGGATTCTACTGGGGCTACTTGTGCTTTTTGGACTTGGCGAGTTATCGAAGTCCTCATATAAACAAAATCATCAGCAGAAGCATCTGCAATTGCAGAACTCGAAGAGTGGTGGAAAGTGGATGAAAAAAATCCTTTATATGGGTGTTTTTCTTGGGGTCTTGGTGTCAGTATGGATATTTGTGAGCATGAATGCGAATATTATTGAGAGGAGAACGGAAACTCTTGCGAACATGTGCGACGAGAGAGCTCGGATGCTTCAGGATCAGTTTAATGTGAGCATGAACCATGTGCATGCTATGGCCATCCTGATCTCAACTTTTCACCATGGGAAGAATCCTTCTGCCATCGATCAG AAAACCTTTGCGGAATACACGGCAAGGACAGCATTTGAAAGGCCGTTAACAAGTGGTGTTGCCTATGCATTAAAGGTATTGCACTCGCAGCGAGAGCTGTTTGAGCAGCAGCACGGatggaaaataaagaaaatggaGACCGAGGATCATTCCCCTGTTCAAGATGATTATAATCCCGAAAAGCTCAACCCCTCACCCATCCAAGATGAATATGCACCAGTTATATTCTCCCAAGAAACTGTATCTCACATCGTGTCCATAGATATGATGTCTGGCAAG GAAGACCATGATAACATTTTACGAGCTAGGTCAACCGGAAAGGGGGTCCTTACCTCTCCCTTTAAGCTTTTGAAATCCAATCACCTTGGAGTAGTGCTGACTTTTGCAGTATACAACTCTGACCTTCCTCCAAATGCTATTCCCCAAGAACGCATTGAAGCTACAGTAGG attTAAAAATGAGCCTCCGTTGCCATGGACAGCAATTACAACATCGATTGGAGTTGCTGTGATTGTTTTGCTTGTTGGGCATATATTTTATGCAGCTCTAAATCGCATCGAGAAGGTGGAAGATGATTACCGTGAAATGCGAGAACTAAAAGTGCGAGCTGAAGCTGCTGATGTAGCAAAGTCACAG TTTCTGGCAACAGTTTCCCATGAAATTAGAACTCCAATGAACGGCGTCTTAG GCATGTTGCAGATGCTGCTCGACACGGAGCTCGACGCAACTCAGCAAGATTTTGCAGTGACTGCTCAACAAAGTGGAAAGGCTCTAATAACTCTAATAAACGAGGTCCTTGATCAGGCTAAGATAGAATCAGGAAGGCTTGAGCTAGAGGCTGTTCCTTTTGACGTCCGTGATGTTCTGGATAATGTGCTTTCTCTATTTTCAGACAAGTCACAGGTCAAAGGTATAGAG TTGGCCGTGTATGTATCTGATCAAGTTCCAGAAGTTCTTATTGGGGACCCAGGGCGGTTCAGGCAGATCCTTACAAATCTCATTGGAAATTCTGTGAAG TTCACAGAAGAAGGACATATCTTTGTCTCGGTGCATCTGGTTGGAGAAGTGAAGATCTCTAATAACATTACCAGCCCAATATCACATGAAAATGCTGAAGTACGTACTAATTGCAGAGATAAATCATATAACACATTAAGTGGGTTTCAAGTAGTAGATAGACGGAGAAACTTGGAAAACTTCCGAATGTTCAAGTCTACAACTGAACCAAGTGATTCAGTAAACCTATTAGTAACAGTCGAAGATACTGGTGTTGGAATACCTGAAGATGCTCAAAGCCGTATTTTCACACCTTTTATGCAAGCTGATAGTTCTACTTCCCGTACATATGGTGGAACTGGTATTGGATTGAGCATTAGCAAATGCTTAGTTGACCTAATGGGTGGAGAAATAGGTTTTGTTAGTAAACCTGGGGTTGGAAGTACTTTCTTTTTCACTGCTGTTTTCACAGAAGGAAAGAAGAATTCAGGAGATATGAAGAGGTACCATTTCGATGCTACTCTCTCAGATTTCTGGGGAATGAGAGCACTGGTTGTTGATGGGAGAAGAGTACGTGCTGAGATCTCGAAGTATCATCTGCAGAGATTAGGGATACAAGCAGATATTGCCACTGACCCAAAAGCTGCACTTTCGGCCATTTTCGAGGCATCCAGTTTAAG CGGGACGAGCAAATTGGACATGGTGCTTGTTGATAAGGAAGCTTGGGGTGAAGGATCCGGTCTGGCATTTCCCAGTCATCTTACTGACCTTCGACGAAATGGCAGTACAATTAAGCCAAGACAAAGCACCCCAAAGCTCTTCCTATTGGCTACTTCTTTAAGTCTAACTGAGATTGATGAGTTAAAGTCAGCAGGATATATTGACTGTATACGGAAGCCCCTTCGCCTTAGTATGATGGCTGTTTGCCTTCGAAAAGCGCTTGGTGTAGGGATAAAAAGGCAGCAGGTTAGAGGACAGCCGCTGGCACTTCAAAGCCTTTTGAAAGAGAAACAGATTTTAGTAGTAGATGATAATGCAGTTAATCGTAGAGTTGCAGCTGCTGCTTTGAAGAAATATGGAGCTATTGTTACCTGTGTAGCTAGTGGAAAGGAGGCAATTGTGATGCTACAGCCTCGTCACAAGTTTGATGCTTGCTTTATGGATGTTCAGATGCCTGAGATGGATGg CTTCGAGGCCACGAGACAAATCCGTTCttgtgagaaaaaaataaatgaactgATTGAGAGAGAAGTATCTATGGATAACGGGGATGTGACCCATTGGCACACACCTATATTAGCTATGACAGCAGATGTAATTCAGGCAACACATGATGAATGTTTGCGATGTGGTATGGATGGCTATGTGTCTAAGCCGTTTGAAGAAGAGCAGCTCTACTCTGCTGTGGCTCGGTTCTTTGAGTCCGATGCGGTAGATCCAACGTTCTAG